One region of Skermanella mucosa genomic DNA includes:
- a CDS encoding tripartite tricarboxylate transporter TctB family protein, with amino-acid sequence MRINDAILGAVLLAFALAIGLYARTLPAIPGQEYGAAVFPTWIAFAIGACSLVLIAGGLRRWAETGAVTLASWARSGHHLRALAITVALVVFYILVSTPLGFIPTAFITLTALFAVLGVRLALAPVLAAVLTMVVHYGFYSLLRVPLPWGVLTPWAW; translated from the coding sequence ATGCGAATCAACGACGCCATCCTGGGCGCCGTGCTGCTGGCTTTCGCACTCGCGATCGGCCTCTACGCACGCACCCTTCCGGCGATCCCCGGTCAGGAATACGGCGCCGCCGTGTTCCCGACCTGGATCGCCTTCGCCATCGGCGCCTGCTCGCTGGTCCTGATCGCCGGGGGACTCCGGCGCTGGGCCGAGACGGGCGCCGTCACCCTCGCCTCCTGGGCCCGCTCGGGACACCATCTGCGCGCGCTGGCGATCACCGTGGCGCTGGTGGTCTTCTACATACTGGTGTCGACCCCGCTCGGCTTCATCCCCACCGCCTTCATCACGCTGACGGCCCTGTTCGCCGTGCTCGGCGTGAGGCTGGCGTTGGCGCCCGTCCTCGCCGCCGTGCTGACCATGGTGGTCCATTACGGCTTCTACAGCCTGCTTCGGGTGCCGCTGCCGTGGGGCGTCCTGACCCCCTGGGCGTGGTGA